A single Strix aluco isolate bStrAlu1 chromosome 20, bStrAlu1.hap1, whole genome shotgun sequence DNA region contains:
- the NDOR1 gene encoding NADPH-dependent diflavin oxidoreductase 1 isoform X4, giving the protein MVERKLLVLFGSQTGTAQDTAERIGREAKRRHFQCRVEALDSYDVANLINELLVVFVCATTGQGDPPDNMKMFWRFLFRKNLPPSSLCQLDYAVLGLGDSSYPKFNFVAKKLHKRVLQLGGNPLLPAALGDDQHDLGPDAVVDPWLLALWDKILALYPLPPGLEIISPDVRLPPKYTLHYLAEDSPHPDGGLLQPTAPRAVASELHPFAAQLVSNQQVTAESHFQDVRLIEFDITGSGITFSAGDVVMIQPQNCPEDVQQFCQLLRLDPDRRFVLKPTEPGTSLPALLPQPCTIRHLVTHYLDISCVPRRSFFELLSYFSTNELEREKLQEFSSAQGQEELYSYCNRPRRTTLEALWDFPHTTCAVPPEYLLDLIPRIRPRAFSIASSVLAHPDRIQILMAVVRYKTRLSKPRRGLCSTWLASLNPEQGDVRVPLWVKKGGMKFPTDPDTPVIMIGPGTGVAPFRAAIQERVAQGCRGNCLFFGCRQKSKDFYCQAEWEELVTKGFLTLFTAFSRDQEEKVYVQHRIQENRRLVWELLSSRNAHVYLAGRGRAGAVEELLQLTPCAHPSSCQHP; this is encoded by the exons ATGGTGGAACGGAAACTCCTTGTTCTTTTTGGCAGCCAGACTGGGACAGCTCAAGACACAGCCGAGAGAATTGGCAGAGAAGCCAAGCGACGCCACTTCCAGTGCAGAGTGGAGGCCCTGGACAGCTATGATGTG GCCAACCTCATCAATGAGCTGTTGGTGGTATTTGTCTGTGCAACCACCGGCCAGGGTGACCCACCTGACAACATGAAG ATGTTCTGGCGGTTTCTGTTCCGGAAGAACCTGCCACCCAGTTCCCTCTGCCAGCTGGACTACGCCGTGCTGGGCCTTGGCGACTCCTCCTACCCCAA GTTTAATTTTGTTGCGAAGAAGCTGCACAAACGGGTGCTGCAGCTTGGGGGCAACCCTCTGCTGCCAGCGGCATTGGGAGACGACCAGCATGACTTGGG GCCAGATGCAGTGGTCGATCCATGGCTCCTGGCCTTATGGGACAAGATTCTTGCCTTGTATCCGCTCCCTCCTGGCCTTGAGATCATCAGTCCAGATGTACG CCTGCCCCCAAAATACACCCTGCACTACCTGGCTGAGGACTCCCCGCACCCTGATGGTGGCCTGCTCCAGCCGACAGCACCCAGGGCTGTTGCCTCTGAGCTGCATCCCTTTGCTGCCCAGCTGGTGTCCAACCAGCAGGTCACGGCAGAATCCCATTTCCAGGATGTCCGGCTCATCGAGTTCGATATCACGGGCTCAGGGATCAC GTTCAGTGCGGGGGACGTGGTGATGATCCAGCCCCAGAACTGCCCCGAAGACGTGCAGCAGTTCTGCCAGCTCCTGCGCCTGGATCCAGACAGACGCTTTGTGCTGAAGCCCACAGAGCCTG gcacatccctccctgccctcttGCCGCAGCCCTGCACCATCCGGCACCTGGTCACGCACTACTTGGACATCTCCTGCGTGCCGCGGCGCTCCTTCTTCGAGCTCTTGTCCTACTTCTCTACAAACGAGCTGGAGCGGGAGAAGCTGCAGGAGTTCAGCTCTGCACAGGGCCAGGAAGAGCTCTACAGCTACTGCAACCGGCCCCGCAGGACCACGCTCGAG GCCCTCTGGGATTTCCCTCACACCACGTGTGCCGTTCCACCTGAATACCTGCTGGACCTCATCCCTCGCATCAGACCCCGCGCCTTCTCCATCGCCTCCTCAGTGCTG GCTCACCCTGACCGGATCCAGATCCTCATGGCAGTAGTGCGGTACAAGACGCGGCTCAGCAAACCCCGCCGTGGTCTCTGCTCTACCTGGTTGGCTTCTCTCAACCCAGAGCAAG GTGATGTCCGGGTGCCTCTTTGGGTGAAGAAAGGAGGAATGAAGTTCCCAACTGACCCTGACACCCCCGTGATCATGATTGGCCCCGGCACAGGGGTGGCACCTTTCCGAGCAGCGATACAGGAGCGGGTGGCACAAGGATGTAGAG GGAACTGCTTGTTCTTTGGCTGCCGCCAGAAATCCAAGGACTTCTACTGCCAGGCAGAGTGGGAAGAGCTGGTGACAAAGGGCTTCCTGACACTCTTCACAGCCTTCTCCAGGGACCAG GAGGAGAAGGTTTATGTTCAGCACCGCATCCAGGAGAACCGAAGGCTGGTgtgggagctgctgagcagcagGAACGCTCATGTCTACCTGGCTGG caggggcagagctggagccgTGGAAGAGCTGCTCCAGCTGACTCCGTGTGCCCATCCctccagctgccagcacccaTGA
- the NDOR1 gene encoding NADPH-dependent diflavin oxidoreductase 1 isoform X2 — MVERKLLVLFGSQTGTAQDTAERIGREAKRRHFQCRVEALDSYDVANLINELLVVFVCATTGQGDPPDNMKMFWRFLFRKNLPPSSLCQLDYAVLGLGDSSYPKFNFVAKKLHKRVLQLGGNPLLPAALGDDQHDLGPDAVVDPWLLALWDKILALYPLPPGLEIISPDVRLPPKYTLHYLAEDSPHPDGGLLQPTAPRAVASELHPFAAQLVSNQQVTAESHFQDVRLIEFDITGSGITFSAGDVVMIQPQNCPEDVQQFCQLLRLDPDRRFVLKPTEPGTSLPALLPQPCTIRHLVTHYLDISCVPRRSFFELLSYFSTNELEREKLQEFSSAQGQEELYSYCNRPRRTTLEALWDFPHTTCAVPPEYLLDLIPRIRPRAFSIASSVLAHPDRIQILMAVVRYKTRLSKPRRGLCSTWLASLNPEQGDVRVPLWVKKGGMKFPTDPDTPVIMIGPGTGVAPFRAAIQERVAQGCRGNCLFFGCRQKSKDFYCQAEWEELVTKGFLTLFTAFSRDQEEKVYVQHRIQENRRLVWELLSSRNAHVYLAGNAKQMPAAVAEALQSVLQLEGGLSPSEAEEHLTALERSQRFQSETWS, encoded by the exons ATGGTGGAACGGAAACTCCTTGTTCTTTTTGGCAGCCAGACTGGGACAGCTCAAGACACAGCCGAGAGAATTGGCAGAGAAGCCAAGCGACGCCACTTCCAGTGCAGAGTGGAGGCCCTGGACAGCTATGATGTG GCCAACCTCATCAATGAGCTGTTGGTGGTATTTGTCTGTGCAACCACCGGCCAGGGTGACCCACCTGACAACATGAAG ATGTTCTGGCGGTTTCTGTTCCGGAAGAACCTGCCACCCAGTTCCCTCTGCCAGCTGGACTACGCCGTGCTGGGCCTTGGCGACTCCTCCTACCCCAA GTTTAATTTTGTTGCGAAGAAGCTGCACAAACGGGTGCTGCAGCTTGGGGGCAACCCTCTGCTGCCAGCGGCATTGGGAGACGACCAGCATGACTTGGG GCCAGATGCAGTGGTCGATCCATGGCTCCTGGCCTTATGGGACAAGATTCTTGCCTTGTATCCGCTCCCTCCTGGCCTTGAGATCATCAGTCCAGATGTACG CCTGCCCCCAAAATACACCCTGCACTACCTGGCTGAGGACTCCCCGCACCCTGATGGTGGCCTGCTCCAGCCGACAGCACCCAGGGCTGTTGCCTCTGAGCTGCATCCCTTTGCTGCCCAGCTGGTGTCCAACCAGCAGGTCACGGCAGAATCCCATTTCCAGGATGTCCGGCTCATCGAGTTCGATATCACGGGCTCAGGGATCAC GTTCAGTGCGGGGGACGTGGTGATGATCCAGCCCCAGAACTGCCCCGAAGACGTGCAGCAGTTCTGCCAGCTCCTGCGCCTGGATCCAGACAGACGCTTTGTGCTGAAGCCCACAGAGCCTG gcacatccctccctgccctcttGCCGCAGCCCTGCACCATCCGGCACCTGGTCACGCACTACTTGGACATCTCCTGCGTGCCGCGGCGCTCCTTCTTCGAGCTCTTGTCCTACTTCTCTACAAACGAGCTGGAGCGGGAGAAGCTGCAGGAGTTCAGCTCTGCACAGGGCCAGGAAGAGCTCTACAGCTACTGCAACCGGCCCCGCAGGACCACGCTCGAG GCCCTCTGGGATTTCCCTCACACCACGTGTGCCGTTCCACCTGAATACCTGCTGGACCTCATCCCTCGCATCAGACCCCGCGCCTTCTCCATCGCCTCCTCAGTGCTG GCTCACCCTGACCGGATCCAGATCCTCATGGCAGTAGTGCGGTACAAGACGCGGCTCAGCAAACCCCGCCGTGGTCTCTGCTCTACCTGGTTGGCTTCTCTCAACCCAGAGCAAG GTGATGTCCGGGTGCCTCTTTGGGTGAAGAAAGGAGGAATGAAGTTCCCAACTGACCCTGACACCCCCGTGATCATGATTGGCCCCGGCACAGGGGTGGCACCTTTCCGAGCAGCGATACAGGAGCGGGTGGCACAAGGATGTAGAG GGAACTGCTTGTTCTTTGGCTGCCGCCAGAAATCCAAGGACTTCTACTGCCAGGCAGAGTGGGAAGAGCTGGTGACAAAGGGCTTCCTGACACTCTTCACAGCCTTCTCCAGGGACCAG GAGGAGAAGGTTTATGTTCAGCACCGCATCCAGGAGAACCGAAGGCTGGTgtgggagctgctgagcagcagGAACGCTCATGTCTACCTGGCTGG GAATGCCAAGCAGATGCCAGCGGCCGTGGCTGAAGCTCTGCAGTCGGTGTTGCAGCTGGAAGGCGGCCTGTCACCCTCCGAAGCAGAGGAGCATTTAACAGCCCTGGAACGGTCCCAGCGCTTCCAGTCTGAAACCTGGTCATAA
- the NDOR1 gene encoding NADPH-dependent diflavin oxidoreductase 1 isoform X1 produces the protein MVERKLLVLFGSQTGTAQDTAERIGREAKRRHFQCRVEALDSYDVANLINELLVVFVCATTGQGDPPDNMKMFWRFLFRKNLPPSSLCQLDYAVLGLGDSSYPKFNFVAKKLHKRVLQLGGNPLLPAALGDDQHDLGPDAVVDPWLLALWDKILALYPLPPGLEIISPDVRLPPKYTLHYLAEDSPHPDGGLLQPTAPRAVASELHPFAAQLVSNQQVTAESHFQDVRLIEFDITGSGITFSAGDVVMIQPQNCPEDVQQFCQLLRLDPDRRFVLKPTEPGTSLPALLPQPCTIRHLVTHYLDISCVPRRSFFELLSYFSTNELEREKLQEFSSAQGQEELYSYCNRPRRTTLEALWDFPHTTCAVPPEYLLDLIPRIRPRAFSIASSVLAHPDRIQILMAVVRYKTRLSKPRRGLCSTWLASLNPEQGDVRVPLWVKKGGMKFPTDPDTPVIMIGPGTGVAPFRAAIQERVAQGCRGGEGLCSAPHPGEPKAGVGAAEQQERSCLPGWQGQSWSRGRAAPADSVCPSLQLPAPMTSITCQRAARPLTHGESIHRRGLASSHPSPPAGLSETGEEGLCSSCGCSGGQEAFKAHTRGPPVLGLVSNSFWDPWRILAGSLTQNCLSKECQADASGRG, from the exons ATGGTGGAACGGAAACTCCTTGTTCTTTTTGGCAGCCAGACTGGGACAGCTCAAGACACAGCCGAGAGAATTGGCAGAGAAGCCAAGCGACGCCACTTCCAGTGCAGAGTGGAGGCCCTGGACAGCTATGATGTG GCCAACCTCATCAATGAGCTGTTGGTGGTATTTGTCTGTGCAACCACCGGCCAGGGTGACCCACCTGACAACATGAAG ATGTTCTGGCGGTTTCTGTTCCGGAAGAACCTGCCACCCAGTTCCCTCTGCCAGCTGGACTACGCCGTGCTGGGCCTTGGCGACTCCTCCTACCCCAA GTTTAATTTTGTTGCGAAGAAGCTGCACAAACGGGTGCTGCAGCTTGGGGGCAACCCTCTGCTGCCAGCGGCATTGGGAGACGACCAGCATGACTTGGG GCCAGATGCAGTGGTCGATCCATGGCTCCTGGCCTTATGGGACAAGATTCTTGCCTTGTATCCGCTCCCTCCTGGCCTTGAGATCATCAGTCCAGATGTACG CCTGCCCCCAAAATACACCCTGCACTACCTGGCTGAGGACTCCCCGCACCCTGATGGTGGCCTGCTCCAGCCGACAGCACCCAGGGCTGTTGCCTCTGAGCTGCATCCCTTTGCTGCCCAGCTGGTGTCCAACCAGCAGGTCACGGCAGAATCCCATTTCCAGGATGTCCGGCTCATCGAGTTCGATATCACGGGCTCAGGGATCAC GTTCAGTGCGGGGGACGTGGTGATGATCCAGCCCCAGAACTGCCCCGAAGACGTGCAGCAGTTCTGCCAGCTCCTGCGCCTGGATCCAGACAGACGCTTTGTGCTGAAGCCCACAGAGCCTG gcacatccctccctgccctcttGCCGCAGCCCTGCACCATCCGGCACCTGGTCACGCACTACTTGGACATCTCCTGCGTGCCGCGGCGCTCCTTCTTCGAGCTCTTGTCCTACTTCTCTACAAACGAGCTGGAGCGGGAGAAGCTGCAGGAGTTCAGCTCTGCACAGGGCCAGGAAGAGCTCTACAGCTACTGCAACCGGCCCCGCAGGACCACGCTCGAG GCCCTCTGGGATTTCCCTCACACCACGTGTGCCGTTCCACCTGAATACCTGCTGGACCTCATCCCTCGCATCAGACCCCGCGCCTTCTCCATCGCCTCCTCAGTGCTG GCTCACCCTGACCGGATCCAGATCCTCATGGCAGTAGTGCGGTACAAGACGCGGCTCAGCAAACCCCGCCGTGGTCTCTGCTCTACCTGGTTGGCTTCTCTCAACCCAGAGCAAG GTGATGTCCGGGTGCCTCTTTGGGTGAAGAAAGGAGGAATGAAGTTCCCAACTGACCCTGACACCCCCGTGATCATGATTGGCCCCGGCACAGGGGTGGCACCTTTCCGAGCAGCGATACAGGAGCGGGTGGCACAAGGATGTAGAG GAGGAGAAGGTTTATGTTCAGCACCGCATCCAGGAGAACCGAAGGCTGGTgtgggagctgctgagcagcagGAACGCTCATGTCTACCTGGCTGG caggggcagagctggagccgTGGAAGAGCTGCTCCAGCTGACTCCGTGTGCCCATCCctccagctgccagcacccaTGACCAGCATCACCTGCCAGCGGGCTGCCAGGCCTCTGACCCACGGCGAATCCATACACAGGAGAGGCCTGGCCTCTTCCCACCCCTCTCCTCCAGCAGGGCTCAGTGAAACTGGAGAAGAGGGCTTGTGCAGTTCCTGTGGCTGCTCAGGTGGGCAGGAGGCTTTTAAAGCACATACCAGAGGGCCACCAGTTCTGGGGCTCGTGAGCAACAGCTTTTGGGACCCTTGGCGCATCCTGGCTGGCTCTTTGACCCAAAACTGCCTTTCCAAG GAATGCCAAGCAGATGCCAGCGGCCGTGGCTGA
- the NDOR1 gene encoding NADPH-dependent diflavin oxidoreductase 1 isoform X6 → MVERKLLVLFGSQTGTAQDTAERIGREAKRRHFQCRVEALDSYDVANLINELLVVFVCATTGQGDPPDNMKMFWRFLFRKNLPPSSLCQLDYAVLGLGDSSYPKFNFVAKKLHKRVLQLGGNPLLPAALGDDQHDLGPDAVVDPWLLALWDKILALYPLPPGLEIISPDVRLPPKYTLHYLAEDSPHPDGGLLQPTAPRAVASELHPFAAQLVSNQQVTAESHFQDVRLIEFDITGSGITFSAGDVVMIQPQNCPEDVQQFCQLLRLDPDRRFVLKPTEPGTSLPALLPQPCTIRHLVTHYLDISCVPRRSFFELLSYFSTNELEREKLQEFSSAQGQEELYSYCNRPRRTTLEALWDFPHTTCAVPPEYLLDLIPRIRPRAFSIASSVLAHPDRIQILMAVVRYKTRLSKPRRGLCSTWLASLNPEQGDVRVPLWVKKGGMKFPTDPDTPVIMIGPGTGVAPFRAAIQERVAQGCRGGEGLCSAPHPGEPKAGVGAAEQQERSCLPGWECQADASGRG, encoded by the exons ATGGTGGAACGGAAACTCCTTGTTCTTTTTGGCAGCCAGACTGGGACAGCTCAAGACACAGCCGAGAGAATTGGCAGAGAAGCCAAGCGACGCCACTTCCAGTGCAGAGTGGAGGCCCTGGACAGCTATGATGTG GCCAACCTCATCAATGAGCTGTTGGTGGTATTTGTCTGTGCAACCACCGGCCAGGGTGACCCACCTGACAACATGAAG ATGTTCTGGCGGTTTCTGTTCCGGAAGAACCTGCCACCCAGTTCCCTCTGCCAGCTGGACTACGCCGTGCTGGGCCTTGGCGACTCCTCCTACCCCAA GTTTAATTTTGTTGCGAAGAAGCTGCACAAACGGGTGCTGCAGCTTGGGGGCAACCCTCTGCTGCCAGCGGCATTGGGAGACGACCAGCATGACTTGGG GCCAGATGCAGTGGTCGATCCATGGCTCCTGGCCTTATGGGACAAGATTCTTGCCTTGTATCCGCTCCCTCCTGGCCTTGAGATCATCAGTCCAGATGTACG CCTGCCCCCAAAATACACCCTGCACTACCTGGCTGAGGACTCCCCGCACCCTGATGGTGGCCTGCTCCAGCCGACAGCACCCAGGGCTGTTGCCTCTGAGCTGCATCCCTTTGCTGCCCAGCTGGTGTCCAACCAGCAGGTCACGGCAGAATCCCATTTCCAGGATGTCCGGCTCATCGAGTTCGATATCACGGGCTCAGGGATCAC GTTCAGTGCGGGGGACGTGGTGATGATCCAGCCCCAGAACTGCCCCGAAGACGTGCAGCAGTTCTGCCAGCTCCTGCGCCTGGATCCAGACAGACGCTTTGTGCTGAAGCCCACAGAGCCTG gcacatccctccctgccctcttGCCGCAGCCCTGCACCATCCGGCACCTGGTCACGCACTACTTGGACATCTCCTGCGTGCCGCGGCGCTCCTTCTTCGAGCTCTTGTCCTACTTCTCTACAAACGAGCTGGAGCGGGAGAAGCTGCAGGAGTTCAGCTCTGCACAGGGCCAGGAAGAGCTCTACAGCTACTGCAACCGGCCCCGCAGGACCACGCTCGAG GCCCTCTGGGATTTCCCTCACACCACGTGTGCCGTTCCACCTGAATACCTGCTGGACCTCATCCCTCGCATCAGACCCCGCGCCTTCTCCATCGCCTCCTCAGTGCTG GCTCACCCTGACCGGATCCAGATCCTCATGGCAGTAGTGCGGTACAAGACGCGGCTCAGCAAACCCCGCCGTGGTCTCTGCTCTACCTGGTTGGCTTCTCTCAACCCAGAGCAAG GTGATGTCCGGGTGCCTCTTTGGGTGAAGAAAGGAGGAATGAAGTTCCCAACTGACCCTGACACCCCCGTGATCATGATTGGCCCCGGCACAGGGGTGGCACCTTTCCGAGCAGCGATACAGGAGCGGGTGGCACAAGGATGTAGAG GAGGAGAAGGTTTATGTTCAGCACCGCATCCAGGAGAACCGAAGGCTGGTgtgggagctgctgagcagcagGAACGCTCATGTCTACCTGGCTGG GAATGCCAAGCAGATGCCAGCGGCCGTGGCTGA
- the NDOR1 gene encoding NADPH-dependent diflavin oxidoreductase 1 isoform X3, with amino-acid sequence MVERKLLVLFGSQTGTAQDTAERIGREAKRRHFQCRVEALDSYDVANLINELLVVFVCATTGQGDPPDNMKMFWRFLFRKNLPPSSLCQLDYAVLGLGDSSYPKFNFVAKKLHKRVLQLGGNPLLPAALGDDQHDLGPDAVVDPWLLALWDKILALYPLPPGLEIISPDVRLPPKYTLHYLAEDSPHPDGGLLQPTAPRAVASELHPFAAQLVSNQQVTAESHFQDVRLIEFDITGSGITFSAGDVVMIQPQNCPEDVQQFCQLLRLDPDRRFVLKPTEPGTSLPALLPQPCTIRHLVTHYLDISCVPRRSFFELLSYFSTNELEREKLQEFSSAQGQEELYSYCNRPRRTTLEALWDFPHTTCAVPPEYLLDLIPRIRPRAFSIASSVLAHPDRIQILMAVVRYKTRLSKPRRGLCSTWLASLNPEQGDVRVPLWVKKGGMKFPTDPDTPVIMIGPGTGVAPFRAAIQERVAQGCRGGEGLCSAPHPGEPKAGVGAAEQQERSCLPGWQGQSWSRGRAAPADSVCPSLQLPAPMTSITCQRAARPLTHGESIHRRGLASSHPSPPAGLSETGEEGLCSSCGCSVSYFEV; translated from the exons ATGGTGGAACGGAAACTCCTTGTTCTTTTTGGCAGCCAGACTGGGACAGCTCAAGACACAGCCGAGAGAATTGGCAGAGAAGCCAAGCGACGCCACTTCCAGTGCAGAGTGGAGGCCCTGGACAGCTATGATGTG GCCAACCTCATCAATGAGCTGTTGGTGGTATTTGTCTGTGCAACCACCGGCCAGGGTGACCCACCTGACAACATGAAG ATGTTCTGGCGGTTTCTGTTCCGGAAGAACCTGCCACCCAGTTCCCTCTGCCAGCTGGACTACGCCGTGCTGGGCCTTGGCGACTCCTCCTACCCCAA GTTTAATTTTGTTGCGAAGAAGCTGCACAAACGGGTGCTGCAGCTTGGGGGCAACCCTCTGCTGCCAGCGGCATTGGGAGACGACCAGCATGACTTGGG GCCAGATGCAGTGGTCGATCCATGGCTCCTGGCCTTATGGGACAAGATTCTTGCCTTGTATCCGCTCCCTCCTGGCCTTGAGATCATCAGTCCAGATGTACG CCTGCCCCCAAAATACACCCTGCACTACCTGGCTGAGGACTCCCCGCACCCTGATGGTGGCCTGCTCCAGCCGACAGCACCCAGGGCTGTTGCCTCTGAGCTGCATCCCTTTGCTGCCCAGCTGGTGTCCAACCAGCAGGTCACGGCAGAATCCCATTTCCAGGATGTCCGGCTCATCGAGTTCGATATCACGGGCTCAGGGATCAC GTTCAGTGCGGGGGACGTGGTGATGATCCAGCCCCAGAACTGCCCCGAAGACGTGCAGCAGTTCTGCCAGCTCCTGCGCCTGGATCCAGACAGACGCTTTGTGCTGAAGCCCACAGAGCCTG gcacatccctccctgccctcttGCCGCAGCCCTGCACCATCCGGCACCTGGTCACGCACTACTTGGACATCTCCTGCGTGCCGCGGCGCTCCTTCTTCGAGCTCTTGTCCTACTTCTCTACAAACGAGCTGGAGCGGGAGAAGCTGCAGGAGTTCAGCTCTGCACAGGGCCAGGAAGAGCTCTACAGCTACTGCAACCGGCCCCGCAGGACCACGCTCGAG GCCCTCTGGGATTTCCCTCACACCACGTGTGCCGTTCCACCTGAATACCTGCTGGACCTCATCCCTCGCATCAGACCCCGCGCCTTCTCCATCGCCTCCTCAGTGCTG GCTCACCCTGACCGGATCCAGATCCTCATGGCAGTAGTGCGGTACAAGACGCGGCTCAGCAAACCCCGCCGTGGTCTCTGCTCTACCTGGTTGGCTTCTCTCAACCCAGAGCAAG GTGATGTCCGGGTGCCTCTTTGGGTGAAGAAAGGAGGAATGAAGTTCCCAACTGACCCTGACACCCCCGTGATCATGATTGGCCCCGGCACAGGGGTGGCACCTTTCCGAGCAGCGATACAGGAGCGGGTGGCACAAGGATGTAGAG GAGGAGAAGGTTTATGTTCAGCACCGCATCCAGGAGAACCGAAGGCTGGTgtgggagctgctgagcagcagGAACGCTCATGTCTACCTGGCTGG caggggcagagctggagccgTGGAAGAGCTGCTCCAGCTGACTCCGTGTGCCCATCCctccagctgccagcacccaTGACCAGCATCACCTGCCAGCGGGCTGCCAGGCCTCTGACCCACGGCGAATCCATACACAGGAGAGGCCTGGCCTCTTCCCACCCCTCTCCTCCAGCAGGGCTCAGTGAAACTGGAGAAGAGGGCTTGTGCAGTTCCTGTGGCTGCTCAG TTTCTTATTTTGAGGTCTGA
- the NDOR1 gene encoding NADPH-dependent diflavin oxidoreductase 1 isoform X5: MVERKLLVLFGSQTGTAQDTAERIGREAKRRHFQCRVEALDSYDVANLINELLVVFVCATTGQGDPPDNMKMFWRFLFRKNLPPSSLCQLDYAVLGLGDSSYPKFNFVAKKLHKRVLQLGGNPLLPAALGDDQHDLGPDAVVDPWLLALWDKILALYPLPPGLEIISPDVRLPPKYTLHYLAEDSPHPDGGLLQPTAPRAVASELHPFAAQLVSNQQVTAESHFQDVRLIEFDITGSGITFSAGDVVMIQPQNCPEDVQQFCQLLRLDPDRRFVLKPTEPGTSLPALLPQPCTIRHLVTHYLDISCVPRRSFFELLSYFSTNELEREKLQEFSSAQGQEELYSYCNRPRRTTLEALWDFPHTTCAVPPEYLLDLIPRIRPRAFSIASSVLAHPDRIQILMAVVRYKTRLSKPRRGLCSTWLASLNPEQGDVRVPLWVKKGGMKFPTDPDTPVIMIGPGTGVAPFRAAIQERVAQGCRGNCLFFGCRQKSKDFYCQAEWEELVTKGFLTLFTAFSRDQEEKVYVQHRIQENRRLVWELLSSRNAHVYLAGFLF; the protein is encoded by the exons ATGGTGGAACGGAAACTCCTTGTTCTTTTTGGCAGCCAGACTGGGACAGCTCAAGACACAGCCGAGAGAATTGGCAGAGAAGCCAAGCGACGCCACTTCCAGTGCAGAGTGGAGGCCCTGGACAGCTATGATGTG GCCAACCTCATCAATGAGCTGTTGGTGGTATTTGTCTGTGCAACCACCGGCCAGGGTGACCCACCTGACAACATGAAG ATGTTCTGGCGGTTTCTGTTCCGGAAGAACCTGCCACCCAGTTCCCTCTGCCAGCTGGACTACGCCGTGCTGGGCCTTGGCGACTCCTCCTACCCCAA GTTTAATTTTGTTGCGAAGAAGCTGCACAAACGGGTGCTGCAGCTTGGGGGCAACCCTCTGCTGCCAGCGGCATTGGGAGACGACCAGCATGACTTGGG GCCAGATGCAGTGGTCGATCCATGGCTCCTGGCCTTATGGGACAAGATTCTTGCCTTGTATCCGCTCCCTCCTGGCCTTGAGATCATCAGTCCAGATGTACG CCTGCCCCCAAAATACACCCTGCACTACCTGGCTGAGGACTCCCCGCACCCTGATGGTGGCCTGCTCCAGCCGACAGCACCCAGGGCTGTTGCCTCTGAGCTGCATCCCTTTGCTGCCCAGCTGGTGTCCAACCAGCAGGTCACGGCAGAATCCCATTTCCAGGATGTCCGGCTCATCGAGTTCGATATCACGGGCTCAGGGATCAC GTTCAGTGCGGGGGACGTGGTGATGATCCAGCCCCAGAACTGCCCCGAAGACGTGCAGCAGTTCTGCCAGCTCCTGCGCCTGGATCCAGACAGACGCTTTGTGCTGAAGCCCACAGAGCCTG gcacatccctccctgccctcttGCCGCAGCCCTGCACCATCCGGCACCTGGTCACGCACTACTTGGACATCTCCTGCGTGCCGCGGCGCTCCTTCTTCGAGCTCTTGTCCTACTTCTCTACAAACGAGCTGGAGCGGGAGAAGCTGCAGGAGTTCAGCTCTGCACAGGGCCAGGAAGAGCTCTACAGCTACTGCAACCGGCCCCGCAGGACCACGCTCGAG GCCCTCTGGGATTTCCCTCACACCACGTGTGCCGTTCCACCTGAATACCTGCTGGACCTCATCCCTCGCATCAGACCCCGCGCCTTCTCCATCGCCTCCTCAGTGCTG GCTCACCCTGACCGGATCCAGATCCTCATGGCAGTAGTGCGGTACAAGACGCGGCTCAGCAAACCCCGCCGTGGTCTCTGCTCTACCTGGTTGGCTTCTCTCAACCCAGAGCAAG GTGATGTCCGGGTGCCTCTTTGGGTGAAGAAAGGAGGAATGAAGTTCCCAACTGACCCTGACACCCCCGTGATCATGATTGGCCCCGGCACAGGGGTGGCACCTTTCCGAGCAGCGATACAGGAGCGGGTGGCACAAGGATGTAGAG GGAACTGCTTGTTCTTTGGCTGCCGCCAGAAATCCAAGGACTTCTACTGCCAGGCAGAGTGGGAAGAGCTGGTGACAAAGGGCTTCCTGACACTCTTCACAGCCTTCTCCAGGGACCAG GAGGAGAAGGTTTATGTTCAGCACCGCATCCAGGAGAACCGAAGGCTGGTgtgggagctgctgagcagcagGAACGCTCATGTCTACCTGGCTGG TTTCTTATTTTGA